Proteins co-encoded in one Candidatus Thiodictyon syntrophicum genomic window:
- a CDS encoding hydrogenase maturation protease gives MTNPKTLIIGFGSPIRGDDAIGPLAADALEAGPLPAGVSVISRHILTAELTEDIAAADRVIFLDATVEGEPGEVRVRRLDPDATALSSMAHFLDPRELLAWVQTLYQREPAAYLISAAGQSFGYANYALSPTAAAALDPMIAQVRALIAEPPATP, from the coding sequence ATGACCAACCCCAAGACCCTGATCATCGGCTTCGGCAGCCCCATCCGCGGTGACGACGCCATCGGCCCCCTGGCCGCCGACGCACTGGAGGCCGGTCCCCTGCCGGCAGGCGTCAGCGTCATCTCCCGCCACATCCTCACCGCGGAACTTACGGAAGACATCGCCGCCGCCGACCGGGTGATCTTTCTCGACGCTACCGTCGAGGGCGAACCCGGCGAGGTCCGGGTCCGCCGCCTGGATCCCGATGCCACGGCACTCTCCAGCATGGCGCATTTTCTGGACCCGCGAGAACTGCTCGCCTGGGTCCAGACCCTCTACCAGCGCGAGCCTGCCGCCTATCTGATCTCCGCCGCCGGGCAGTCGTTCGGCTATGCCAACTATGCCTTGAGCCCCACCGCCGCCGCCGCCCTGGACCCCATGATCGCCCAGGTCCGCGCCCTCATCGCCGAGCCGCCGGCCACTCCCTAG
- a CDS encoding EF-hand domain-containing protein produces the protein MKAHFAIVSAALILSGCAATMSAQQAADYNGDGLISDAELKQFNKQASVQERNVQTEAIKRHGAVDTVHSVNDTVWTARSILSGVRSF, from the coding sequence ATGAAAGCGCATTTCGCAATCGTCTCCGCGGCACTGATCCTGTCCGGCTGTGCCGCGACCATGAGCGCGCAACAGGCCGCGGATTATAACGGCGACGGGCTCATTTCGGATGCGGAGCTGAAGCAGTTCAACAAACAGGCATCAGTACAGGAGCGTAATGTGCAAACCGAGGCCATCAAGCGCCACGGCGCGGTCGACACCGTACACTCAGTCAATGATACCGTCTGGACCGCCCGCAGCATTCTCTCGGGAGTCCGCAGCTTCTAG